A stretch of the Uranotaenia lowii strain MFRU-FL chromosome 3, ASM2978415v1, whole genome shotgun sequence genome encodes the following:
- the LOC129756401 gene encoding methyltransferase-like protein 25B — protein sequence MSEKSEVLIASLKCKISDSIKVIDEYHRLIDSYVLDFYVDDHWDLLPPSWQSCLENLDVRRLKDLLSDDPDSRCETLWPLSMLAVRVLFQKLCLSRKLAAPNVAEDSEDNLKLTNFRVNRNLFNKSVKLKKRHEIEQFSEQCWKTGTSTEVRYLVDIGSGQGNLARALAYGFDFEVCCIEQDEKLVETARQKDEELASKMKKQFKVEPSHHPIHLTRKVNLEDIDPGQFVAMIKDSFNVEKDAQFSFGLIGLHPCGDLAVSLTKLFLSCPEAKFIKLVCCCYMKLTTEKDKRQNYGFPLSSFSRQSNLHLSYEAREIACHAIEQYRSKLDADDFQELKVHAFRAATERVIVKLYPHLKHSGLRSTKVTNLSFQQYCDRATSGLGFELPVEELNSQVVLSDLRHWERVVKFYTLRLMFAPLIESVILYDRWLYLLEQGIHADIKVVFDPVFSPRNHAVTGCK from the exons ATGAGCGAAAAATCGGAAGTTTTAATAGCTTCTTTAAAGTGCAAAATTAGTGATTCTATTAAAGTGATTGATGAATACCACCGGCTGATTGATTCCTACGTTTTg gACTTCTATGTCGACGACCACTGGGATCTGCTTCCACCTAGTTGGCAATCTTGCTTGGAAAACTTGGACGTTAGGAGGCTGAAAGATCTGCTAAGCGATGATCCGGACAGTAGGTGTGAAACCCTGTGGCCCCTGTCTATGTTGGCCGTACGGGTACTTTTTCAAAAGCTATGCCTTTCGAGGAAACTTGCTGCTCCAAACGTAGCCGAAGATTCGGAGGACAATTTGAAATTGACCAATTTTAGAGTCAATCGAAACCTTTTCAATAAATCGGTTAAACTGAAGAAGCGTCACGAAATCGAACAGTTCAGTGAGCAATGTTGGAAAACAGGAACCAGCACTGAGGTGCGTTATCTTGTCGATATCGGATCCGGTCAAGGGAACCTGGCACGTGCTTTGGCTTATGGATTTGATTTCGAGGTGTGCTGTATTGAGCAGGACGAGAAGCTTGTTGAAACTGCGCg acaAAAAGACGAAGAGCTAgcttcgaaaatgaaaaaacaattcaaGGTAGAACCATCACATCACCCAATTCACCTTACCAGGAAAGTAAACCTTGAAGATATTGATCCTGGCCAATTCGTCGCCATGATTAAGGATAGTTTCAACGTGGAGAAAGATGCTCAGTTTAGTTTCGGTCTGATTGGGTTACACCCTTGCGGAGACCTTGCCGTTTCATTGACCAAATTGTTTTTGTCCTGCCCGGAagctaaatttataaaactagtTTGCTGCTGTTACATGAAACTGACCACAGAAAAAGACAAACGGCAGAACTACGGTTTTCCGTTGAGTTCCTTTAGCAGACAATCGAATCTGCATCTGAGTTATGAGGCCAGAGAAATCGCTTGTCATGCAATCGAACAGTATCGAAGTAAATTGGACGCCGATGACTTCCAAGAACTGAAAGTTCACGCCTTTCGGGCGGCCACCGAGCGAGTCATCGTTAAACTTTACCCTCATTTGAAACATTCCGGCCTTAGGAGCACCAAAGTTACCAATTTGAGCTTCCAGCAATATTGTGATCGAGCAACCAGTGGTCTTGGGTTTGAGCTACCCGTCGAGGAGTTGAATTCGCAGGTGGTTCTGAGCGATCTACGTCACTGGGAACGGGTGGTGAAATTCTACACCCTTCGCTTGATGTTTGCCCCACTGATCGAATCGGTGATACTGTACGATCGATGGCTGTATCTACTCGAGCAAG gaATTCACGCGGATATTAAAGTGGTTTTTGATCCCGTTTTTTCACCGCGGAATCATGCCGTGACGGGTTGTAAATAA